Proteins found in one Planococcus citri chromosome 2, ihPlaCitr1.1, whole genome shotgun sequence genomic segment:
- the LOC135835857 gene encoding uncharacterized protein LOC135835857 isoform X2 — protein MKDVDECFLSKLKTFDGVVLSDDASSSGLCSNVNFYIDNKENFADFLKHLKRDGYEFSKRNSRCLEGSVQTEINALDVKIPYFDHPFVKVQTSYYECSHGAKYFKSKNDNVQHQDHPVCKKKKRFRIQDTKKMNCPVVMKVTRIVYFPKVELKKDVSSFKRKKTKGT, from the exons ATGAAGGATGTGGACGAGTGTTTTTTAAGTAAATTGAAAACGTTTGATGGCGTTGTCCTATCCGATGACGCTTCTTCTTCTGGACTATGTAGTAACGTAAATTTTTACATAGATAATAAGGAAAACTTTgcggattttttaaaacacctaAAAAGAGATGGCTACGAGTTCAGCAAGAGAAATTCTCGCTGTTTGGAAG gTTCTGTGCAAACTGAAATAAATGCATTAGATGTAAAAATCCCATACTTTGATCATCCTTTCGTAAAAGTTCAAACCTCCTACTATGAATGCAGTCACGGTGCGAagtattttaaatcaaaaaatgataatgtg CAACATCAAGATCATCcggtttgtaaaaaaaagaaaagattccGAATTCAAGacacgaaaaaaatgaactgccCTGTTGTTATGAAAGTGACTCGAATTGTATATTTCcccaaagttgaattgaaaaaagatgtTAGCtcttttaaaaggaaaaaaaccaag ggTACGTAA
- the LOC135835857 gene encoding uncharacterized protein LOC135835857 isoform X1 produces the protein MMNEVRRVLQLSGDKNGELEGKERYYCTFSLPSNHNHPIMTAYLNQKLDPSIQEEIKKLVENGITNTYFVKAALKKFVSEMPNGNSIPRMSKAFYPSIKIISNYIAKFTLENRVSNIDQVALQSKVNKWEKNKSCSIFYRPHDTENDFLLCYQTTWQKQLLKTFGGITLLDATYKTVKYALPMFCIAVKTNVNYCIVGMFITLSESSEKIKEALEIFKSWNPDWNPEYFVVDYSEAEINAIKSAFGCYIYLCDFHREQSWGRWTKKRDNLDYASDEDEIMAIFRAFANCKSKSEFEEKIEDLKSNDVFIRNPKALRYFENTWLPVKEMWIRCFFPDEFVFKISTNNGIESQFKMLKYGYLKVRNVNTLSELMTLMIEEVFYDLLNKYTQKNSSLYHGYKLYNKEIPHFLQNRPKPFIKHVCKRYDTAEEYSYDSILFEGGKLKVCSKTNPLTLYEVDFTKPSCNCEDFWRYRLPCVHFCAAFLYLPHLLSFEDLPETYRNSPYITINKDFNLFENQPQCDWNAEAHSNYQSIECCTNTAELGSDNMTKNTNVFVEEVSSVNVNEKNQAQDDVENKKKEKKIRNIREICKMLIDKTYNMSYEHDKVQVIETLLQEVDVKMNELQSFEFLPLRSIENKKRGPGSQLRDLPKRKRLKKTKAAGENDASAIAMNLVMEEATPVLIESTLIDNILV, from the coding sequence ATGATGAACGAAGTACGTAGAGTATTGCAACTGTCCGGTGATAAAAATGGTGAACTGGAGGGTAAAGAACGGTATTACTGCACGTTTTCGTTGCCAAGCAATCACAATCATCCGATAATGACCGcttatttgaatcaaaaattggacCCTTCCATCCAAGAAGAGATTAAAAAACTTGTCGAAAATGGTATAACAAATACGTACTTCGTGAAAGCTGCCCTGAAGAAGTTTGTATCTGAAATGCCAAATGGAAATAGCATACCTCGGATGTCTAAAGCGTTCTACCCATCCattaaaatcatttccaattACATCGCTAAATTTACGTTGGAAAATCGAGTAAGCAACATCGATCAAGTTGCATTGCAATCAAAAGTGAATAAATGGGAAAAGAACAAGTCCTGCAGTATTTTCTACCGTCCGCATGATACtgagaatgattttttactttGCTATCAAACTACATGGCAGAAACAACTATTGAAAACGTTCGGTGGAATCACTCTTCTAGATGCAACTTACAAAACTGTGAAATATGCCCTGCCAATGTTTTGTATTGCTGTCAAAACGAATGTAAATTATTGTATCGTCGGAATGTTTATCACGCTCTCGGAATCTTCTGAGAAAATAAAGGAGGCTCTCGAAATATTTAAATCATGGAACCCAGATTGGAATCCAGAATATTTTGTAGTCGATTATTCGGAAGCGGAAATTAATGCTATAAAATCGGCATTTGGATGCTACATTTACCTATGTGACTTCCACCGAGAACAGTCCTGGGGAAGATGGACAAAAAAACGTGATAATTTAGATTATGCTTCCGATGAAGATGAAATTATGGCGATTTTTAGAGCATTTGCGAACTGCAAAAGTAAGTCAGAATTTGAGGAGAAAATTGAAGATCTCAAATCTAATGACGTGTTTATTCGAAACCCAAAAGCACTTCGTTACTTCGAAAATACCTGGTTGCCTGTCAAAGAAATGTGGATAAGGTGCTTTTTTCCTGATGaatttgtatttaaaatttccacGAATAATGGGATCGAATCGCAatttaaaatgctaaaataCGGATACCTAAAAGTTCGTAATGTAAACACCTTAAGCGAGTTAATGACGTTAATGATTGAAGAAGTTTTCTACGATTTGCTGAATAAATACACCCAAAAGAACTCGTCGCTTTATCATGGTTATAAACTGTATAACAAAGAGATtcctcattttcttcaaaaccgTCCGAAGCCATTTATCAAACACGTCTGTAAACGATATGACACTGCTGAAGAGTACTCTTATGATTCAATTCTCTTTGAAggtggaaaattgaaagtttgtagCAAAACGAATCCTCTTACTCTTTATGAAGTAGATTTTACCAAACCATCTTGTAATTGTGAAGATTTTTGGCGATACCGGCTTCCATGTGTACATTTCTGTGCAGCTTTTCTATACTTACCGCATCTGCTCTCTTTTGAAGATTTGCCTGAAACGTATCGAAACTCTCCATACATCACGATCAATAAGGATTTCAacctatttgaaaatcaacCACAATGCGATTGGAATGCTGAAGCTCATTCGAATTACCAGTCTATTGAATGTTGTACTAATACTGCAGAACTTGGCTCGGATAACATGACGAAGAATACAAATGTGTTCGTTGAAGAAGTTTCCTCAGTTAATGTGAATGAGAAAAACCAAGCTCAAGAcgatgttgaaaataaaaagaaagaaaaaaaaattcgtaatatCCGAGAAATCTGTAAAATGTTGATCGATAAGACATATAACATGAGTTATGAACATGATAAAGTTCAAGTAATTGAAACGTTGCTTCAAGAAGTTGATGTAAAAATGAACGAGTTACAatcctttgaatttttacctctACGAAGTATTGAAAACAAGAAAAGAGGACCAGGATCACAGCTGCGAGACCTACCTAAACGAAAACGATTGAAGAAAACCAAAGCTGCCGGTGAAAATGATGCTAGTGCTATTGCAATGAATCTAGTTATGGAGGAAGCTACACCAGTGCTGATTGAAAGCACTTTAATCGATAATATATTAGTCTAA
- the papi gene encoding tudor and KH domain-containing protein homolog: MHSIKLSSLLLGVSIASVGIIGLILFYRKKKSKSIEQEPKHKSVIYIPNSCVPFIFGKYGCVLKVLQKKCSTRFSFTPPGLLADETKCVIKGDQENVELAESIISSIVQIFRHESSTGVDIEGILNRHEIPDDSGVSLDQKEILTEILKLLSTNNKANETTEHNAVVPDLQYDLVQHISDYKDRTQKLVSIGGDKRIPVYVSSVAYPSQFWVQALGTKEHSELDQMTQDIYDYFDYNPECNFPPSYETVKIGNLYAALIEGNKNWYRVEVVAVTPKDEENPLSTCIDLYFLDYGYSLFTPLKDIRILPIKYFELNFQAIECCAANIKANDKDWSEEAIEQFEHLTHAGMWYKLHAVIESVLEDQGTMNPVPCVTLIDSSNNDLNINDEMVATGFSQYSV, from the exons ATGCATTCTATCAAATTGTCATCACTTTTACTCGGCGTTTCAATCGCAAGTGTAGGAATTATCGGTCTGATATTGTTTTACCGTAAGAAAAAG TCCAAATCGATAGAACAAGAACCAAAACACAAATCCGTGATCTATATACCGAACTCTTGCGTTCCTTTCATCTTCGGTAAATATGGCTGTGTTctcaaagttcttcaaaaaaaatgctccaCGCGTTTCAGTTTCACTCCTCCAG GATTGCTTGCTGATGAAACCAAATGTGTAATAAAAGGAGATCAAGAAAACGTTGAACTAGCTGAATCAATCATCAGCAGTATCGTTCAGATTTTCAGGCACGAGTCGAGCACAGGTGTCGATATTGAAGGAATCTTGAACAGACACGAAATCCCTGATGACTCCGGTGTTTCCCTGGATCAAAAAGAAATCCTCactgaaattctgaaattgctTTCCACGAATAATAAAGCAAATG AAACCACCGAACATAATGCCGTAGTTCCCGATTTACAG TATGATCTCGTGCAACATATTTCCGATTATAAAGACCGAACTCAAAAATTGGTATCAATCGGTGGAGATAAACGGATCCCGGTTTATGTTTCATCTGTCGCATATCCTAGTCAGTTTTGGGTTCAA GCTCTAGGTACTAAAGAACATAGCGAGCTGGACCAAATGACGCAAGATATATACGATTATTTTGATTACAATCCAGAATGTAATTTTCCTCCCTCGTATGAAACG gttaaaattggaaatttatacgCCGCGCTTATTGAAGGTAATAAAAACTGGTATCGAGTTGAAGTGGTCGCTGTAACGCCCAAAGATGAAGAAAACCCTCTGAGTACATGCATTGATCTCTACTTTTTGGATTATGGTTATTCTCTGTTCACTCCTTTAAAGGACATACGAATTTTACCGATTAAGTATTTTGAACTGAATTTCCAAGCTATCGAATGTTGTGCTGCTAATATTAAAGCGAA cgATAAAGATTGGTCTGAAGAAGCGATTGAGCAATTTGAACACTTGACGCATGCTGGTATGTGGTATAAGTTACATGCGGTTATCGAAAGCGTTCTTGAAGATCAAGGTACAATGAATCCTGTTCCATGTGTTACTCTCATCGATTCCAGTAACaat GATTTGAACATCAATGATGAAATGGTGGCCACTGGATTTTCTCAGTATTCTGTTTGA
- the LOC135835867 gene encoding uncharacterized protein LOC135835867: MKLIYQLFCLLGILVTIQARSKYIAIPLDNLQLFEVPDQDAHMNMPIIRVPRHALNNKPKFNGHYTQQPQAEASSHFEQANFSPQEYVDYGAHTGHHGAFGWYADFPVHKDN; encoded by the exons ATGAAGTTG ataTATCAATTGTTTTGCCTCCTAGGCATTTTAGTCACAATTCAAGCCAGATCGAAATACATAGCAATACCTTTAGATAACTTGCAATTATTCGAAGTACCAGATCAAGATGCACACATGAACATGCCGATTATTCGTGTACCTAGACACGCTCTCAAtaataaaccaaaatttaacGGGCACTACACGCAACAACCTCAGGCCGAAGCTTCATCTCATTTCGAGCAAGCCAATTTTAGTCCTCAAGAATATGTAGATTACGGAGCACATACCGGACATCACGGAGCTTTTGGATGGTATGCAGATTTCCCCGTGCATAAAGATAATTAA